From Permianibacter aggregans, a single genomic window includes:
- a CDS encoding ATP-binding protein has product MTRTFWRWFVMLALANMMVYFVWGWMNGYIIAHYQIRMVREAAHPIISAEMPRFDILNAEQWPEAVRSVHARWGIPARLSDMDYLPSMAWENVGVYDDRTAYDMAFPRGAFAYMVLSDKHTVVEIGPLPNMGFVTSLDNLLAVVLWMAFNGSALMWLLHHQNRRTQAIERATLAFLADGTARHIPDEVQDSLGQAIRSVNLMAGRAEQLIRQRQSLISEQRELLHAVSHECRAPLARVSFALEMLAHSESDVQRRQLTRDMEQAIAELDLLVRELLTYARLQHGAQRLELVETSLPEMVEDVVDKTKTLYPSIAFRCDGAYSIEKVLVDSRLFNRSITNLVRNAACFARSTVSVSVEKTSERFHIHVDDDGPGVPIEQRERIFEPFTRLDPSRSRDSGGSGLGLAIVRGISERHGGTVKVSDSPIGGARFTLSWPNRSAA; this is encoded by the coding sequence ATGACACGAACGTTCTGGCGTTGGTTTGTCATGCTCGCCCTGGCGAACATGATGGTGTATTTCGTCTGGGGCTGGATGAACGGTTACATCATCGCCCACTACCAAATCCGCATGGTGCGTGAAGCGGCGCACCCGATTATCTCCGCCGAGATGCCGCGCTTCGATATTCTGAATGCCGAACAATGGCCGGAAGCGGTGCGCTCGGTGCACGCCCGTTGGGGCATTCCCGCCCGCTTGTCCGACATGGATTACCTGCCGTCGATGGCTTGGGAAAATGTTGGCGTTTATGACGATCGCACGGCCTACGACATGGCCTTCCCGCGAGGCGCATTCGCCTACATGGTGCTCAGCGACAAGCATACGGTCGTTGAAATCGGCCCTTTACCGAACATGGGGTTCGTCACCAGCCTTGATAACTTGTTGGCGGTTGTACTGTGGATGGCCTTCAATGGTTCTGCGCTGATGTGGCTGTTGCATCACCAAAATCGCCGTACCCAAGCCATTGAACGGGCGACATTGGCGTTTCTCGCAGATGGTACGGCACGCCATATTCCCGATGAAGTGCAAGACAGTTTGGGCCAGGCCATTCGTTCCGTGAACCTGATGGCTGGTCGCGCCGAGCAACTGATTCGGCAACGCCAATCGCTGATCAGCGAGCAACGGGAATTATTGCACGCGGTCTCACACGAATGCCGGGCGCCGCTGGCGCGCGTCTCTTTCGCGCTGGAAATGCTGGCCCATTCCGAGTCCGATGTACAGCGCCGGCAACTGACTCGCGATATGGAACAGGCCATCGCCGAATTGGATTTGCTGGTGCGTGAGTTACTCACTTACGCCCGCTTGCAACACGGTGCTCAGCGTCTGGAGTTGGTCGAAACGTCGTTGCCGGAAATGGTCGAGGACGTTGTCGACAAAACCAAGACGCTGTACCCGTCCATTGCCTTTCGCTGCGACGGCGCTTACAGCATCGAGAAAGTGTTGGTCGATTCACGACTGTTCAATCGCTCCATCACCAACCTGGTGCGCAATGCGGCGTGTTTCGCCCGCAGCACCGTCTCGGTTTCCGTCGAGAAAACCTCCGAACGTTTTCATATCCATGTTGATGATGACGGTCCGGGTGTGCCGATTGAGCAGCGCGAACGGATTTTCGAACCGTTCACCCGACTCGATCCGAGCCGTTCCCGTGATTCCGGTGGCTCCGGTCTTGGTCTTGCCATCGTGCGCGGTATCAGCGAGCGCCATGGCGGCACCGTCAAAGTCAGCGACAGCCCAATCGGTGGCGCCCGGTTCACGCTCAGTTGGCCGAATCGTTCGGCGGCGTGA
- a CDS encoding YfiR family protein codes for MPSRWLNNRHALSLTTLLLSSLALDDTHAADMPITVETRRVVWLERFTQYVHWPKDHRVQNLEQPFTLCVAGDPAFFTLVDALIAPRRIRQKTVRPLPLSGGETSDDCDAAFIGSASVSDFDRWLLLSRQENILLVSATAGLAERGAHINMYEEQGLQKFEINNVSAQQSGLLIDARLLSAGRPVRSKEARP; via the coding sequence TTGCCCAGCCGCTGGCTCAACAACAGACATGCGCTAAGTCTGACTACGCTGCTGCTCAGTAGCCTCGCGCTGGATGATACCCACGCGGCCGACATGCCGATTACCGTCGAAACCCGTCGGGTGGTCTGGCTTGAGCGCTTCACCCAGTACGTGCATTGGCCGAAAGACCATCGTGTGCAAAATCTTGAACAGCCCTTCACGCTCTGCGTTGCCGGTGACCCGGCGTTCTTTACTCTCGTTGACGCCCTGATTGCCCCGCGCCGTATCCGGCAAAAAACCGTGCGCCCCTTGCCGCTCAGTGGTGGTGAAACCTCCGATGATTGTGATGCCGCATTTATCGGCAGCGCCAGTGTCAGTGATTTCGATCGCTGGCTGTTGCTGAGCCGTCAGGAAAATATTCTGCTGGTGTCGGCGACGGCCGGACTCGCCGAACGCGGCGCCCATATCAATATGTATGAAGAGCAGGGCCTGCAAAAATTTGAGATCAATAATGTCTCCGCGCAGCAAAGCGGTTTGTTGATCGATGCCCGGCTGTTGAGTGCCGGTCGGCCAGTACGCAGCAAGGAGGCAAGACCGTGA
- a CDS encoding S9 family peptidase — protein sequence MNKTISALLAAAFASLPVLAAPNVSMEQIMANPDWIGNAPERPVISSDGNTLYYQQKQIGSPLYDTWQLSLSGDMKPSKLTLPETVALENDNRVFSSDGLVVAWLSQGDLYVRENGHTRALTRTGKAGRLVGLIGNERVVLLQDESLVAIRLRDGFIELLASLAMKDEDKNEPASDVLSQQQMRLFDIIKLREQRQTESRERNEALAKLPTTAPKPFYFGKGMRLETVSVSPNGRYLLVGVDKEKRDGRGDKMPEYVSGDGYVGVRDVRSKVGNDQPDNESVFLIDLQTGSKRLISNDNLPGIKDDPLLDLKKAAAKRAGKSLEKSKGNRAIYVHHWPTGGVHWSADGSQVAVNLFSYDNKDRWLVAVDFDKAEWRLLHRLHDPAWVNDSEFNEFGWLPDNRFWYTSEETGYSHLYVKPLKGKAKALTKGKFEVNRVQLTRDGNWLYYRANKNHPGNHEVYRVNADGSRDEAVSALGGDNEFVLSPVGDAVVVTHSTTTRPPELYWQQPGQPAKPLTDTVSAEFKTIPWVAPEIIAVPSSHGKQPVYSRVYRNANTQQGEKKPAVMFVHGAGYLQNAHMGWSGYFREYMFHNLLLAQGYVVIDMDYRASEGYGRDWRTAIYQRMGTPELEDYLDGVEWLVNEANVDRNRIGIYGGSYGGFMTFMALFKTPDVFAAGAALRPVTDWAHYNHGYTSNILNTPEVDPDAYLRSSPIEFASGLKNPLLICSGMLDDNVFFQDSVRLVQRLIELKKPQFEMAIYPVEPHGFREPESWLDEYRRIYRLMEREVKNSPINAKSAE from the coding sequence ATGAACAAAACGATCAGTGCTTTGCTGGCGGCAGCCTTTGCCTCGCTGCCAGTGCTGGCGGCACCCAATGTTTCAATGGAACAAATCATGGCCAATCCGGACTGGATCGGCAACGCACCGGAACGGCCGGTGATCAGCAGCGATGGCAACACGCTGTATTACCAGCAAAAACAAATCGGCTCGCCACTGTATGACACCTGGCAATTGTCGTTGTCCGGTGACATGAAGCCGAGCAAGCTGACCTTGCCGGAAACCGTCGCACTGGAAAACGACAACCGGGTTTTTTCATCTGATGGTTTGGTGGTCGCCTGGCTTAGTCAGGGCGATCTGTATGTACGCGAAAACGGCCATACCCGGGCGTTGACGCGCACCGGCAAAGCCGGGCGTCTGGTCGGCCTGATCGGCAACGAGCGCGTGGTGTTGTTGCAGGACGAATCCCTGGTTGCTATTCGCTTGCGTGATGGCTTTATCGAGCTGCTCGCATCGCTGGCGATGAAAGATGAAGACAAGAACGAACCGGCAAGCGATGTGTTGTCGCAGCAGCAAATGCGGCTATTCGACATCATCAAGCTGCGCGAGCAACGCCAAACCGAAAGCCGCGAGCGCAATGAGGCATTGGCAAAATTACCGACGACGGCACCGAAGCCCTTTTACTTCGGCAAGGGGATGCGCCTGGAAACGGTCAGCGTGTCACCGAATGGCCGCTATCTGCTTGTCGGTGTCGACAAGGAAAAGCGCGATGGTCGTGGCGATAAAATGCCGGAGTATGTTTCCGGTGATGGCTATGTCGGCGTTCGTGATGTGCGCAGCAAAGTCGGCAATGATCAACCTGATAACGAGAGTGTGTTCCTGATCGATTTGCAAACCGGCAGCAAGCGCTTGATCAGCAATGACAATCTGCCGGGCATCAAGGATGATCCGCTGCTCGACCTGAAAAAGGCTGCCGCCAAGCGCGCTGGCAAATCCTTGGAGAAGAGCAAAGGCAATCGCGCCATTTATGTCCATCATTGGCCGACCGGCGGTGTGCACTGGAGTGCAGATGGCAGCCAGGTTGCCGTCAATTTGTTTTCCTATGACAACAAGGATCGCTGGCTGGTCGCTGTCGATTTCGACAAGGCCGAATGGCGCCTGCTGCATCGTTTGCATGATCCGGCCTGGGTCAATGACAGCGAGTTCAATGAATTCGGGTGGTTGCCGGACAACCGCTTCTGGTATACCTCGGAAGAAACCGGTTACAGCCACCTGTATGTCAAGCCGTTGAAAGGCAAAGCGAAAGCGCTGACCAAGGGCAAATTCGAAGTCAATCGTGTGCAACTGACTCGCGATGGCAACTGGCTCTATTACCGCGCCAATAAAAATCATCCTGGCAATCATGAGGTCTATCGGGTCAATGCCGACGGCTCGCGTGACGAAGCCGTCAGCGCGCTCGGTGGCGACAATGAGTTCGTATTGTCACCCGTTGGTGACGCGGTGGTCGTTACTCATTCTACGACGACGCGTCCGCCGGAGCTGTATTGGCAACAACCGGGTCAGCCGGCCAAACCATTGACGGATACCGTTTCGGCCGAATTCAAAACGATTCCGTGGGTGGCGCCGGAAATCATTGCGGTGCCATCCTCACATGGCAAGCAGCCGGTTTACTCGCGTGTTTATCGCAACGCCAATACCCAGCAGGGTGAGAAAAAACCGGCCGTGATGTTTGTTCATGGCGCCGGCTATTTGCAGAACGCGCACATGGGCTGGTCCGGTTATTTCCGTGAATACATGTTCCATAACCTGTTGCTGGCCCAAGGCTATGTCGTCATCGATATGGATTACCGGGCATCTGAAGGTTATGGCCGCGATTGGCGCACGGCGATTTATCAGCGCATGGGCACGCCGGAACTGGAAGATTATCTGGATGGCGTTGAGTGGCTGGTCAACGAAGCCAACGTCGATCGCAACCGTATCGGCATTTATGGTGGATCGTATGGCGGCTTCATGACCTTCATGGCCTTGTTCAAAACACCGGACGTGTTTGCCGCAGGTGCGGCGTTGCGCCCGGTCACCGATTGGGCGCATTACAACCATGGCTACACCTCGAACATTCTGAACACGCCGGAAGTCGATCCCGATGCGTATTTGCGTAGTTCACCAATCGAGTTCGCTTCAGGTTTGAAAAATCCGTTGCTGATTTGCTCGGGCATGCTCGATGACAATGTCTTTTTCCAGGACAGCGTGCGTCTTGTGCAACGCTTGATCGAGCTGAAAAAGCCGCAATTCGAAATGGCGATTTACCCGGTTGAGCCGCACGGCTTCCGCGAACCGGAAAGCTGGCTTGATGAATATCGGCGCATTTATCGCTTGATGGAGCGCGAGGTGAAAAACAGCCCGATTAATGCGAAAAGCGCTGAGTAA
- a CDS encoding response regulator, whose translation MVDKPHILVVDDDVKLTELISAFLRDNGYYVEVEHRGDVAIERIVKSQPRLVVLDIMLPGADGLAVCRAVRARYSGPIIMLTALNDDIDEVAGLEIGADDYLGKPIKPRLLLAHIRALLRRIDEPDSPEQANKTPKRIDVGDIVLDAGSRQASRHGEVFDLTTAEFDLLWLLGMHAGQVLSREEIHQRIFRVEYDGVDRTIDLRISRIRKKIGDDPRSPHIIKTVRGSGYLFAAR comes from the coding sequence ATGGTAGATAAACCTCATATTCTGGTCGTCGACGATGACGTCAAACTGACCGAACTCATTAGCGCTTTCCTGCGCGACAATGGCTATTACGTCGAAGTGGAGCACCGAGGCGATGTCGCTATTGAGCGCATTGTCAAAAGCCAACCCCGTCTGGTCGTGCTCGATATCATGCTGCCCGGCGCTGATGGCTTGGCCGTCTGCCGTGCCGTACGTGCCCGTTATTCCGGCCCCATCATCATGTTGACGGCGTTGAACGACGATATCGATGAAGTCGCGGGGCTGGAAATTGGCGCTGATGATTACCTCGGCAAGCCAATCAAGCCGCGCTTGCTGCTGGCTCATATCCGCGCCTTGCTGCGTCGTATCGATGAGCCGGACTCACCGGAACAAGCCAATAAAACGCCGAAGCGCATCGATGTCGGCGACATTGTGCTTGATGCCGGTTCGCGCCAGGCTTCGCGGCATGGTGAGGTATTTGACCTGACTACCGCCGAATTCGACCTGCTCTGGCTGCTCGGTATGCATGCCGGCCAGGTGCTGAGCCGGGAAGAGATTCACCAGCGCATTTTCCGGGTGGAATACGATGGGGTTGATCGGACCATTGACCTGCGCATTTCCCGCATCCGAAAAAAAATTGGCGATGATCCGCGCTCGCCGCATATCATCAAGACCGTGCGCGGCAGTGGTTATTTGTTCGCCGCCCGATAA
- a CDS encoding c-type cytochrome — protein MLASAALAAKANEQGQYLARIGGCIGCHSVEGQAPLAGGKAFKTPFGLFYSSNITPSLEHGIGRWSMDDFRRAMKRGIAPDGRAYYPVFPYRHFAGLSDQDLAALKNYLDQQPASEQRNKSHQPNLMLRAEFLLQWWQVLYPPLAKEAALSRGQYLVDHLMHCGACHTARDPLGGFRDNASLRGATLASGNPAPNLTPHEQGLLLWEPETIAEYLRTGKSEWGQNARDEMREYIDTSSQYLNDADAKAVAEYLLSLPPASDFRACIKHGPRMHFCR, from the coding sequence ATGCTGGCCAGCGCTGCGCTGGCGGCAAAGGCGAATGAACAAGGGCAATACCTCGCGCGCATTGGTGGCTGTATCGGTTGTCATAGCGTTGAAGGGCAAGCGCCGCTGGCTGGTGGAAAAGCGTTCAAGACTCCGTTTGGTTTATTTTATTCGTCCAATATTACGCCTTCTCTCGAGCATGGCATTGGCCGTTGGTCGATGGACGATTTCAGACGGGCGATGAAGCGGGGCATTGCACCGGATGGTCGCGCCTATTATCCGGTGTTTCCCTATCGCCATTTTGCCGGCTTGAGTGATCAGGATTTAGCGGCGCTTAAGAATTATCTCGATCAGCAACCGGCCAGTGAGCAACGCAACAAAAGCCATCAACCAAACCTGATGTTGCGCGCCGAATTCCTGCTGCAGTGGTGGCAGGTGTTATATCCGCCTCTTGCCAAGGAGGCAGCGCTTTCCCGCGGCCAATACCTGGTCGATCATCTGATGCACTGCGGTGCCTGTCATACGGCGCGCGATCCGCTTGGTGGATTCCGGGACAACGCTTCCTTGCGTGGCGCGACACTGGCCAGTGGCAATCCTGCGCCGAATCTGACACCACATGAACAGGGCTTGCTGCTCTGGGAGCCGGAAACCATTGCCGAATATTTGCGCACCGGTAAAAGCGAGTGGGGACAAAATGCTCGCGATGAAATGCGTGAGTACATCGATACCAGCAGCCAGTACCTGAATGATGCGGATGCCAAGGCCGTTGCCGAATACCTGCTTTCATTGCCACCGGCGAGCGATTTTCGCGCTTGCATCAAGCATGGGCCGCGAATGCATTTCTGTCGTTGA
- a CDS encoding cyclic nucleotide-binding domain-containing protein: MLNRFPVERLEPIFQSLPFFSQLLAEHRTDLQALYEHSKIVVAEPGESIIQAGEFDSWFYFVLNGELSVISHDEGNVEVGLIYPAEIVGALAIMYDTERSATVTVRGNEKALLLAVDYTPFGELDDFSQISLAGKISLMQLVAERTEARLRAYDKQFPNTDLAERLRALPKAPGNTCDLDALHYWYYRIDALAQLLKEWNLTLENLDDYHPPVTPPSKALLDDLEQLYFG; encoded by the coding sequence ATGCTGAACCGATTTCCGGTCGAACGACTGGAACCCATTTTCCAATCACTGCCCTTTTTCTCGCAGCTGCTGGCCGAGCATCGTACTGATCTGCAGGCGTTGTACGAGCACAGTAAAATTGTCGTCGCTGAACCGGGTGAGTCGATCATTCAAGCCGGCGAGTTCGATTCCTGGTTTTATTTTGTGTTGAACGGAGAGCTGTCGGTCATTTCCCATGATGAAGGCAATGTCGAGGTCGGATTGATTTATCCGGCAGAAATTGTCGGGGCGCTGGCGATCATGTATGACACCGAACGCAGCGCCACGGTGACGGTGCGAGGCAATGAAAAAGCGTTGTTGCTGGCGGTCGATTACACCCCATTCGGCGAGCTGGATGATTTTTCCCAAATCAGCCTGGCCGGTAAAATCAGCCTGATGCAACTGGTCGCCGAACGCACCGAGGCTCGCTTGCGCGCCTACGACAAACAATTCCCGAATACGGATTTGGCCGAACGATTGCGCGCCTTGCCGAAAGCGCCCGGCAACACCTGCGATCTGGACGCGCTACACTATTGGTATTATCGCATCGATGCACTGGCGCAATTGCTGAAAGAATGGAACCTGACACTGGAAAATCTCGACGACTATCATCCACCGGTGACACCGCCGTCCAAAGCCTTGCTCGACGATTTGGAGCAATTGTATTTTGGCTGA
- a CDS encoding putative bifunctional diguanylate cyclase/phosphodiesterase, giving the protein MNWRASLREKLITIIVLTCLFAIVPGMLAAGFYLRSQTIDNLVENVRAQARLMALYSEVPLSFEDNNVARDILRKAQIDHLQAAVLFDSNGQPFASVSESRNTPATLPSIEVLRRDHVILTDEDALLVLEPVTRQDGLVLGHLYIDVDLAPTYRQLQQSLLALSAIGVLLILFSWLLALRLQRYVSKPILHLATLASAVSKNDDFGVRAPVASEDEIGTLARSFNHMMSVIGERERARDIAVNALQDSNDRLELAVKELHVLANFDALTELPNRALCMDRISSALLRASREKKQVAVIFLDLDHFKEVNDSLGHGIGDQLLKMAAQRLAECLRPGDTLARLGGDEFVLLLEEIKDELNVSAVLNKLLSEFARTFTVGDYVVSTTISIGIAIYPSDGRDVHTLMRNADTAMYKAKELGRNTYQFYQPEMNAKSLRRLSLATELRDALERDQLELYFQPFIDTVYGQICGVEALLRWHHPIMGSVSPIEFIPIAENTGMIVPIGQWVIEQSVKRYAEWRRKGVKPLRIAVNISAVQFRQVDLAEQILRVTNQYGVPPSALELELTESLLMRDVESATAQLRRLKALGFTLVIDDFGTGYSSLSYLRRFPLDGLKIDRSFIAEVNRNTDDTAITLAILSMARSLRLHVTAEGVETREQYEFLTRHGCHETQGYLFSPPIPEAQILPMLLQDKPAPGLQEISQ; this is encoded by the coding sequence GTGAATTGGCGCGCCTCACTGCGAGAAAAATTGATCACGATTATCGTGCTGACCTGTTTGTTCGCGATTGTTCCGGGCATGTTGGCGGCGGGATTCTATTTACGTAGCCAAACGATCGACAATCTCGTCGAGAACGTTCGTGCTCAAGCCCGTCTGATGGCGCTGTATAGCGAAGTGCCTCTGAGCTTCGAAGACAACAACGTCGCTCGCGACATCTTGCGCAAAGCGCAAATCGATCACCTGCAAGCCGCGGTATTGTTCGACAGTAATGGCCAGCCGTTTGCCTCGGTCAGCGAAAGCCGGAATACGCCCGCGACGCTGCCGAGCATCGAAGTGCTGCGTCGTGATCACGTCATCCTGACCGATGAAGACGCTTTGCTGGTGCTGGAACCGGTGACGCGTCAAGACGGTCTGGTGCTTGGGCATTTATATATCGATGTCGATTTGGCGCCGACCTATAGGCAGTTGCAGCAATCCTTGCTGGCGCTGTCAGCGATTGGTGTGTTGCTGATTCTGTTTTCCTGGCTATTGGCGTTACGCTTGCAGCGTTACGTGTCAAAACCGATCTTACATCTGGCGACCTTGGCGTCAGCGGTGTCAAAGAATGATGATTTCGGTGTTCGGGCGCCGGTCGCCAGCGAAGATGAAATCGGCACACTGGCCCGCAGTTTCAATCATATGATGAGTGTCATCGGCGAGCGGGAGCGTGCTCGCGACATCGCCGTCAATGCCTTGCAAGACAGTAATGATCGATTGGAACTGGCCGTCAAGGAATTGCATGTCCTGGCCAATTTCGATGCGTTGACTGAGCTGCCGAACCGGGCGCTGTGCATGGATCGGATTTCCAGCGCCTTGTTGCGCGCCAGCCGCGAGAAAAAACAGGTTGCGGTGATTTTTCTCGATCTTGATCACTTTAAAGAAGTGAATGATTCGCTGGGTCACGGTATCGGCGATCAGCTGCTCAAGATGGCCGCGCAACGCTTGGCCGAGTGTTTGCGCCCTGGCGATACCCTGGCGCGATTGGGAGGCGATGAATTTGTTTTACTGCTGGAAGAAATCAAGGATGAATTGAACGTCAGCGCCGTGTTGAACAAGCTGCTCAGCGAGTTCGCACGCACCTTCACCGTTGGTGACTACGTGGTCAGCACGACGATTTCCATTGGCATTGCCATTTATCCTAGCGATGGCCGCGATGTCCATACGCTGATGCGTAACGCTGACACAGCGATGTACAAAGCCAAGGAGCTTGGCCGCAATACTTATCAGTTCTATCAGCCGGAAATGAACGCCAAATCGCTGCGCCGTTTGAGTTTGGCCACCGAATTGCGCGACGCGCTGGAGCGCGATCAGTTGGAGCTCTATTTCCAGCCGTTTATCGATACGGTTTATGGTCAGATTTGCGGTGTCGAAGCCTTGTTGCGTTGGCATCACCCGATCATGGGCTCGGTGTCGCCGATTGAATTTATTCCGATTGCCGAAAACACGGGCATGATTGTGCCGATTGGGCAATGGGTCATTGAACAGTCGGTTAAACGTTACGCCGAATGGCGGCGTAAAGGCGTCAAGCCGCTGAGGATTGCCGTCAATATTTCTGCCGTACAATTCCGGCAAGTGGATTTGGCCGAGCAAATCCTGCGGGTGACTAATCAATACGGCGTACCGCCTTCGGCGTTGGAGCTGGAGCTGACCGAATCGCTGCTGATGCGCGATGTCGAAAGTGCAACGGCGCAATTGCGCCGTTTGAAAGCGCTGGGCTTTACGCTGGTTATCGATGATTTTGGCACCGGCTATTCGAGCCTGAGTTATCTGCGCCGTTTCCCTCTCGATGGTTTGAAGATTGATCGCTCGTTTATCGCTGAGGTCAATCGCAATACCGATGACACGGCGATTACCTTGGCGATTTTGTCGATGGCTCGCAGCTTGCGTCTGCATGTCACCGCTGAAGGGGTTGAAACCAGAGAGCAGTATGAATTCCTGACTCGCCATGGTTGCCACGAAACGCAGGGGTATTTGTTCAGCCCGCCGATACCGGAAGCGCAAATCTTGCCGATGTTATTGCAAGACAAGCCTGCACCCGGACTGCAGGAAATCAGTCAATAA
- a CDS encoding S9 family peptidase → MRFSVLCALLVFAPLLSVAESRQQGQLVFDGMPELDPQIADSLSRYSHIRHASLVDWMPDGLSLIIRTRFAESNQLHQVQKPLGARTQLTFFSEPIASTVIRPDKTVQQMVYLRDTGGSENYQLYLFDLASGSHQLLSDGKSRYQSPHFSASGQFLFYASNERNGVDFDLYQRNMASGEVRRIYEVIGSYHIVDVSRDEKQVLARQYISVSESRLVLIDLETLKVQAVRPLPGRVAYDDAAFSPDGKQLYLSYSGSNEFKQLARYDISHQSLSAPLVKHDWDIERFSLSDDGHFLAYVVNEDGSDTLTVLDLQNHQVLSLPPLPMVAINALSFSPDANRLAISYSSVLSPSDVFVVSLNEPRWQRWTASELGGLDGKRFVSPELIRYPTFDQVKGQPRLIPAWVYKPKDVTGKAPVVISVHGGPEGQSRADFAAMTQYLVSERGIAVIEPNVRGSAGYGQSYLALDNGFAREDSVKDIGALLDWIQTQPDLDAGRVVVWGGSYGGYMVLASLVHYSERLRGGIDVVGISHFSTFLKNTKGYRQDLRRVEYGDERDPEMRAFHEKIAPLNNADQIKVPLFVVQGLNDPRVPASEAEQIVKRVRENGVPVWYLLAKDEGHGFAKKSNRDVYQTMAVQFLQQQLLETAQ, encoded by the coding sequence ATGCGTTTTTCTGTTCTCTGTGCGCTGCTGGTTTTTGCGCCGCTGCTGAGCGTCGCCGAGTCGCGACAGCAAGGTCAACTGGTGTTCGACGGCATGCCCGAGCTTGATCCGCAGATTGCCGATTCTCTTTCTCGCTACAGTCATATTCGCCATGCTTCGCTGGTTGATTGGATGCCCGATGGCCTTTCGCTGATCATCCGTACCCGTTTTGCCGAATCGAACCAATTGCATCAGGTGCAAAAACCACTGGGTGCTCGCACTCAGCTGACGTTTTTTTCTGAGCCGATTGCATCGACGGTGATTCGTCCGGATAAAACCGTACAGCAGATGGTGTACTTACGTGACACCGGTGGCAGCGAAAACTATCAGCTTTATCTGTTTGATCTGGCCAGTGGTAGCCATCAGTTGTTGTCGGATGGCAAGTCGCGTTATCAATCACCACATTTCAGCGCTTCCGGCCAATTTCTGTTTTATGCCAGCAATGAACGCAACGGCGTTGATTTTGATTTATATCAGCGCAATATGGCAAGCGGTGAGGTGCGCCGGATTTACGAAGTGATCGGCTCTTACCATATTGTCGATGTCAGCCGCGATGAAAAGCAGGTGCTCGCCCGGCAGTATATTTCGGTCAGTGAGTCGCGGCTGGTGTTGATCGATCTGGAAACCCTGAAAGTGCAGGCGGTGCGACCGTTGCCAGGACGGGTCGCCTACGACGACGCAGCGTTCTCGCCTGATGGTAAACAGCTTTATCTGAGTTACAGCGGCAGTAATGAATTCAAGCAGTTGGCGCGCTATGACATAAGCCATCAGTCATTAAGTGCTCCGCTGGTCAAACATGACTGGGATATCGAACGTTTCTCGCTTTCCGATGATGGCCATTTTCTCGCTTATGTCGTCAATGAAGATGGCAGCGACACGCTAACGGTATTGGATCTGCAAAACCATCAGGTGTTGTCGTTACCGCCGTTACCGATGGTGGCGATCAATGCCTTGTCATTCAGTCCGGATGCCAACCGCTTGGCGATCAGTTATTCGTCTGTGCTGTCGCCATCGGACGTCTTTGTCGTGTCATTAAATGAACCGCGCTGGCAGCGATGGACTGCCAGTGAATTGGGCGGTTTGGATGGTAAGCGTTTTGTCAGCCCGGAATTGATTCGTTATCCGACCTTTGATCAAGTGAAAGGCCAGCCGCGTCTGATCCCGGCCTGGGTGTACAAACCAAAAGACGTCACCGGCAAAGCGCCAGTGGTGATCAGTGTTCACGGCGGACCAGAAGGACAATCGCGTGCCGATTTTGCCGCGATGACCCAATACTTGGTCAGCGAACGCGGCATCGCGGTGATCGAGCCGAATGTCCGAGGCTCGGCCGGCTATGGGCAAAGTTATCTGGCGCTCGATAATGGTTTTGCCCGTGAAGATTCGGTCAAGGATATCGGCGCCTTGCTCGACTGGATTCAAACACAGCCGGATCTCGATGCCGGGCGTGTGGTGGTATGGGGCGGCTCCTATGGTGGCTACATGGTGCTGGCTTCGCTGGTGCATTACAGCGAACGTTTACGCGGCGGCATCGATGTCGTTGGCATTTCCCATTTCTCGACGTTTTTGAAAAACACCAAAGGCTATCGACAGGATTTGCGCCGGGTTGAATACGGTGATGAACGCGATCCGGAGATGCGCGCCTTTCACGAAAAAATTGCACCGCTGAATAACGCCGACCAGATCAAGGTGCCGTTGTTTGTCGTACAGGGACTCAATGATCCTCGGGTGCCGGCCTCGGAGGCCGAACAAATTGTCAAACGGGTGCGCGAGAATGGCGTGCCGGTTTGGTATCTGCTGGCCAAGGATGAAGGTCACGGTTTCGCCAAAAAATCGAATCGTGATGTCTATCAAACGATGGCTGTGCAATTTTTACAACAACAACTGCTGGAAACTGCGCAATGA